From Methanocella paludicola SANAE, a single genomic window includes:
- a CDS encoding DNA-methyltransferase — MKSKTGGTKTSSFGSSGRENHDSSIFYNSRLYSDYKIDKTIDFTEYAIPSNNLDKIFCKSSEHMEELPDNSVHLMVTSPPYNVGKEYDENLSLKEYLDFLANVWRDVYRVLVPGGRVCLNVANLGRKPYLPLHSFIIKDMLDIGFLMRGEIIWNKASSAGGSTAWGSFQSASNPTLRDVHEYIMIFSKQSFSRNNDCNKKSSITKEEFLEYTKSIWSFKSESATKIGHPAPYPIELPLRCIKLYTFEDDIILDPFMGSGTTAIAALQVNRHFVGYDIDKDYIAVAEKRIKKYRDSLKQTILKGLE, encoded by the coding sequence ATGAAATCAAAAACCGGTGGCACAAAAACAAGTTCTTTTGGATCGTCCGGAAGAGAAAATCATGATTCATCAATATTCTATAATAGCCGGTTATATAGCGATTATAAAATAGATAAAACCATTGATTTTACTGAATATGCTATTCCAAGTAATAATTTAGATAAAATTTTTTGTAAATCTAGTGAACACATGGAGGAATTACCGGATAATAGCGTTCATCTAATGGTTACATCACCACCATACAATGTGGGAAAAGAGTATGATGAGAACCTATCACTTAAAGAATACCTGGATTTTTTAGCAAACGTATGGAGAGATGTTTATAGGGTTTTAGTTCCTGGTGGGAGAGTATGTCTAAATGTAGCGAATCTAGGAAGAAAACCTTACTTGCCTTTGCATTCTTTTATCATCAAGGATATGCTCGATATTGGGTTTTTAATGCGTGGGGAAATAATATGGAATAAAGCATCGAGTGCAGGTGGATCAACAGCATGGGGTAGCTTCCAATCGGCCTCAAATCCAACGCTTCGAGATGTACACGAATACATTATGATATTCTCTAAACAATCATTCTCAAGAAATAACGATTGTAATAAAAAATCATCAATTACCAAAGAAGAATTCCTAGAATATACTAAGAGCATATGGTCATTCAAATCAGAATCAGCAACAAAGATCGGCCATCCGGCTCCATATCCGATTGAATTACCACTACGGTGCATCAAGCTATATACATTCGAAGATGATATAATTTTAGATCCATTTATGGGCAGTGGAACAACAGCCATCGCAGCATTACAAGTAAACCGTCATTTCGTAGGATATGACATCGATAAAGATTATATTGCAGTTGCAGAAAAAAGAATTAAGAAATACAGAGATTCATTAAAACAAACTATATTAAAAGGGCTTGAATAA